In a single window of the Nodularia spumigena CCY9414 genome:
- the def gene encoding peptide deformylase, which yields MPEFIPIIQLGDPVLRQKAAWVENTQDKYIQKLIDDLTVTVAQANGVGIAAPQVAASYRLFIVASRPNLRYPNAPVMEPTAMINPRIIDHSTEIVKGWEGCLSVPGIRGLVPRYKHLTIAYTDRNGKFKKQELTDFVARIFQHEYDHLDGVVFVDRVENSLDMITEDEYQKRVINHT from the coding sequence GCCGGAATTCATACCAATCATTCAATTGGGCGATCCTGTACTACGTCAAAAAGCGGCTTGGGTGGAAAATACTCAAGATAAATACATTCAAAAGCTGATTGACGACTTGACTGTAACAGTTGCTCAGGCTAACGGCGTGGGAATTGCTGCGCCTCAAGTAGCCGCATCCTATCGTTTATTTATCGTGGCTTCCCGCCCTAATCTCAGGTATCCCAACGCCCCGGTTATGGAGCCTACTGCCATGATCAATCCCAGAATAATTGACCATTCTACTGAAATTGTCAAAGGTTGGGAAGGTTGTTTAAGTGTTCCTGGGATTCGAGGTTTAGTTCCCAGATATAAACATTTAACCATAGCATATACTGACCGCAATGGCAAGTTTAAAAAGCAAGAATTAACTGATTTTGTGGCTCGGATCTTTCAACATGAGTATGATCATCTCGATGGTGTGGTGTTTGTAGATCGTGTTGAGAACTCTCTGGACATGATTACTGAGGATGAATATCAAAAAAGAGTAATTAATCATACCTAA